The following are encoded in a window of Perca flavescens isolate YP-PL-M2 chromosome 24, PFLA_1.0, whole genome shotgun sequence genomic DNA:
- the atp11a gene encoding probable phospholipid-transporting ATPase IH isoform X2, which translates to MGMDFSTLRTLISRYCVGEENWVDSRTIFIGHKEPPPGTEAFIQQRFPDNRIVSSKYTFLNFVPKNMFEQFRRVANFYFLIIFLVQLIIDTPTSPITSGLPLFFVITVTAIKQGYEDWLRHKADNAINQCPVHVVENGKVVCKQSRKLRVGDVILMKENETFPCDLILLSTSRDDGTCYVTTASLDGESSHKTYYAVQDTKAYNTEEEVDTIHATIECEQPQPDLYKFVGRINIYMDNEPVARPLGAENLLLRGATLKNTAHIYAVAIYTGMETKMALNYQSKTQKRSAVEKSMNAYLVVYLCILIGKALINTVLKYAWQADPNRDEPWYNDRTEAERQRHIVIRAFTDFLAFMVLFNYIIPVSMYVTVEMQKFLGSYFIMWDDEMFDKELGERAVVNTSDLNEELGQVEYVFTDKTGTLTENNMEFIECCVDGHVYVPHAICNGQVMPGATGMDMIDTSPGPGAREHEELFFRALCLCHTVQVKEEETVDGIKHGIHQGKSTSFYISSSPDEVALVEGMKRLGFTYLRLKDSHMEILNREDEIERFELLEVLTFDSVRRRMSVIVRSSSGELYLFCKGADSSIFPRVISGKVDQVRARVEHNAVEGLRTLCVAYRPLSPEQYQEVCHLLNGAKLALQDRDKRLAEAYDLIEKDLILLGATAVEDRLQEKAADTIESLHKAGMKVWVLTGDKMETAAATCYASKLFRRNTQILELTTKRTEEQSLHDVLFDLSRTVLRQHGGMTRDTFSSLSGDCTDYGLIIDGATLSAVMRPTQEDSISGNYKEIFLEICRNCSAVLCCRMAPLQKAQIVKLIKASKEHPITLAIGDGANDVSMILEAHVGIGIMGKEGRQAVRNSDYAIPKFKHLKKMLLVHGHYYYIRISELVQYFFYKNVCFIFPQFLYQFFCGFSQQPLYDTAYLTLYNISFTSLPILLYSLIEQHINMDILKKDPSLYRDIAKNSLLRWPIFLYWTILGVYDAIVMFFGAYFLFDNTTFTSNGQMFGNWTFGTLVFTVLVFTVTFKLVLDTHYWTWINHFVIWGSLIFFVVFSLLWGGIIWPFLNYQRMYYVFMQMLSSGPAWLSIILLITASLLPDVVKKVIWRALWPTTTERIQRLRYNRGSEKALTYQSSDSLLDGVAVTET; encoded by the exons TGTGTTGGTGAGGAGAACTGGGTGGACAGCAGGACGATTTTCATTGGACACAAGGAGCCTCCTCCAGGAACAGAAGCCTTTATACAACAAAGATTCCCTGACAACAGAATAGTCTCCTCCAAG TACACATTTTTGAACTTCGTCCCGAAGAATATGTTTGAGCAGTTCAGGAGAGTCGCCAACTTCTACTTTCTCATCATATTTCTGGTTCAG TTGATCATCGACACTCCCACCAGTCCAATCACCAGCGGGCTGCCGCTTTTCTTTGTTATCACAGTCACAGCCATTAAACAG GGTTATGAGGACTGGTTGAGACACAAAGCAGACAACGCTATCAACCAGTGTCCCGTCCACGTGGTGGAGAACGGGAAAGTGGTCTGCAAACAAAGTCGCAAgctcagg gtTGGAGATGTCATCTTGATGAAAGAAAATGAGACTTTTCCCTGCGACCTCATCCTTCTTTCCACGTCTCGAGATGATGGGACCTGCTATGTTACTACAGCCAGTCTGGACGGAGAGAGCAGCCACAAg ACATACTATGCAGTTCAGGACACCAAAGCTTACAACACAGAGGAGGAGGTAGACACCATCCACGCCACTATAGAATGTGAACAACCACAGCCGGACCTGTACAA ATTCGTTGGCCGTATCAATATCTACATGGACAATGAGCCAGTGGCCAG GCCATTGGGAGCAGAGAACCTGCTGCTCCGAGGAGCCACACTCAAGAACACTGCACACATATATG CGGTTGCCATCTACACTGGCATGGAAACCAAGATGGCTCTCAACTACCAGTCCAAGACTCAGAAACGGTCCGCAGTGGAAAA GTCAATGAATGCCTACCTGGTGGTCTACCTGTGCATTCTCATCGGCAAGGCACTCATCAACACGGTGCTGAAATATGCGTGGCAGGCCGACCCCAACAGAGACGAGCCCTGGTACAACGACAGGacagaagcagagagacagaggcacATC gtGATCAGGGCATTCACAGACTTCTTGGCCTTTATGGTTCTTTTCAACTACATCATCCCTGTCTCCATGTACGTCACTGTGGAGATGCAGAAGTTCCTAGGCTCCTATTTCATCATGTGGGATGATGAAATGTTTGACAAGGAGCTAGGAGAGAGAGCCGTGGTCAACACGTCGGACCTGAACGAGGAGCTGGGACAG GTGGAGTATGTGTTTACAGACAAGACAGGGACTCTGACAGAGAACAACATGGAGTTCATCGAGTGCTGTGTGGACGGACACGTTTATGTACCTCATGCTATCTGTAACGGACAG GTGATGCCTGGTGCAACAGGTATGGACATGATCGACACATCGCCAGGTCCTGGGGCCAGG GAGCATGAAGAGCTGTTTTTCCGGGCACTGTGTTTGTGCCACACGGTGCaggtgaaggaggaggagacggTGGATGGGATCAAGCATGGCATCCACCAGGGCAAGTCCACTTCCTTCTACATCTCCTCATCTCCAGACGAGGTGGCGCTGGTGGAGGGCATGAAAag GCTTGGTTTCACCTATCTGAGACTCAAGGACAGTCACATGGAGATCTTGAACAGGGAGGATGAGATTGAGAG GTTTGAGCTGCTGGAGGTTTTGACATTCGACTCAGTCAGACGGAGGATGAGCGTCATTGTCAGGTCCAGCTCTG gtGAGCTCTATCTGTTCTGTAAAGGCGCAGACTCCTCCATCTTCCCCAGGGTTATATCGGGCAAAGTGGATCAGGTTAGAGCTCGGGTGGAGCACAACGCAGTG GAGGGTCTGAGGACACTTTGTGTTGCCTATCGGCCTCTGAGTCCCGAACAGTACCAGGAGGTTTGCCACCTGCTGAACGGGGCCAAGTTGGCACTGCAGGACCGAGACAAACGACTAGCCGAGGCCTACGACCTCATCGAGAAAGACCTGATACTCTTGGGAGCCACTGCTGTGGAGGACAG GCTCCAGGAAAAAGCGGCAGACACCATTGAGTCTCTCCACAAGGCAGGTATGAAGGTGTGGGTGCTGACCGGTGATAAGATGGAGACGGCGGCTGCAACCTGCTATGCCAGCAAGCTGTTTCGCCGCAACACCCAGATCTTGGAGCTGACCACTAAACGTACTGAGGAGCAGAGCCTTCACGATGTCCTGTTTGACCTGAGCAGGACCGTCCTGAGGCAACACGGAGGCATGACCAGGGACACCTTCTCTAG TTTATCAGGTGACTGTACTGACTATGGTCTGATCATCGATGGAGCCACTCTCTCTGCGGTGATGAGGCCCACCCAGGAGGACTCAATTTCAGGGAACTACAAAGAGATCTTCCTAGAAATCTGCCGCAACTGCAGCGCCGTTCTCTGCTGTCGAATGGCGCCACTCCAGAAAGCACAG ATTGTGAAGCTGATCAAAGCCTCCAAGGAGCACCCGATCACGCTGGCCATTGGAGATGGAGCTAACGATGTCAGCATGATCCTAGAGGCCCATGTTGGCATCG GTATCATGGGTAAGGAGGGTCGTCAGGCAGTGAGGAACAGTGACTACGCCATCCCAAAGTTCAAACATCTCAAGAAAATGCTGCTTGTCCATGGACACTATTACTACATACGCATCTCTGAACTTGTGCAATACTTCTTCTACAAG aatgTCTGTTTCATCTTCCCCCAGTTCCTCTACCAGTTCTTCTGTGGCTTCTCACAACAG CCACTGTATGATACAGCCTACTTGACTCTGTACAACATCAGCTTCACCTCGCTGCCCATTCTGCTCTACAGTCTCATAGAGCAGCACATTAACATGGACATCCTGAAGAAGGACCCATCTCTCTATAG AGATATTGCTAAGAACTCTTTGCTGCGTTGGCCCATCTTCTTATATTGGACTATCCTGGGTGTGTATGATGCCATTGTGATGTTCTTTGGTGCCTACTTCCTGTTTGACAACACCACCTTCACCAGCAATGGACAG ATGTTTGGAAACTGGACATTTGGGACGCTGGTCTTCACTGTGCTAGTCTTCACTGTTACATTCAAG TTGGTTCTAGATACTCATTACTGGACTTGGATCAACCATTTTGTCATCTGGGGCTCACTGATATTCTTTGTGGTATTCTCTCTGCTGTGGGGAGGAATCATCTG GCCTTTCCTCAACTACCAGAGGATGTACTATGTGTTCATGCAGATGTTGTCCAGTGGTCCGGCGTGGCTCAGCATAATCCTTCTGATAACAGCCAGTCTGCTGCCAGATGTGGTGAAGAAGGTAATCTGGAGGGCGCTGTGGCCCACCACGACTGAACGCATACAG CGTTTGAGGTATAATAGAGGGTCTGAGAAGGCCCTGACCTACCAGAGTTCTGACTCCTTACTAGATGGAGTAGCTGTCACAGAAACCTAG
- the atp11a gene encoding probable phospholipid-transporting ATPase IH isoform X1 — MGMDFSTLRTLISRYCVGEENWVDSRTIFIGHKEPPPGTEAFIQQRFPDNRIVSSKYTFLNFVPKNMFEQFRRVANFYFLIIFLVQLIIDTPTSPITSGLPLFFVITVTAIKQGYEDWLRHKADNAINQCPVHVVENGKVVCKQSRKLRVGDVILMKENETFPCDLILLSTSRDDGTCYVTTASLDGESSHKTYYAVQDTKAYNTEEEVDTIHATIECEQPQPDLYKFVGRINIYMDNEPVARPLGAENLLLRGATLKNTAHIYAVAIYTGMETKMALNYQSKTQKRSAVEKSMNAYLVVYLCILIGKALINTVLKYAWQADPNRDEPWYNDRTEAERQRHIVIRAFTDFLAFMVLFNYIIPVSMYVTVEMQKFLGSYFIMWDDEMFDKELGERAVVNTSDLNEELGQVEYVFTDKTGTLTENNMEFIECCVDGHVYVPHAICNGQVMPGATGMDMIDTSPGPGAREHEELFFRALCLCHTVQVKEEETVDGIKHGIHQGKSTSFYISSSPDEVALVEGMKRLGFTYLRLKDSHMEILNREDEIERFELLEVLTFDSVRRRMSVIVRSSSGELYLFCKGADSSIFPRVISGKVDQVRARVEHNAVEGLRTLCVAYRPLSPEQYQEVCHLLNGAKLALQDRDKRLAEAYDLIEKDLILLGATAVEDRLQEKAADTIESLHKAGMKVWVLTGDKMETAAATCYASKLFRRNTQILELTTKRTEEQSLHDVLFDLSRTVLRQHGGMTRDTFSSLSGDCTDYGLIIDGATLSAVMRPTQEDSISGNYKEIFLEICRNCSAVLCCRMAPLQKAQIVKLIKASKEHPITLAIGDGANDVSMILEAHVGIGIMGKEGRQAVRNSDYAIPKFKHLKKMLLVHGHYYYIRISELVQYFFYKNVCFIFPQFLYQFFCGFSQQPLYDTAYLTLYNISFTSLPILLYSLIEQHINMDILKKDPSLYRDIAKNSLLRWPIFLYWTILGVYDAIVMFFGAYFLFDNTTFTSNGQMFGNWTFGTLVFTVLVFTVTFKLVLDTHYWTWINHFVIWGSLIFFVVFSLLWGGIIWPFLNYQRMYYVFMQMLSSGPAWLSIILLITASLLPDVVKKVIWRALWPTTTERIQNADKLYKGQLSEFTPLASLHAPSKAGSHRRGSGNERNAPNPRRSEPLTKKIMFTRWQRTPDYSTFTPLIRFADGSRHSKQGHAYNGAGPETSV, encoded by the exons TGTGTTGGTGAGGAGAACTGGGTGGACAGCAGGACGATTTTCATTGGACACAAGGAGCCTCCTCCAGGAACAGAAGCCTTTATACAACAAAGATTCCCTGACAACAGAATAGTCTCCTCCAAG TACACATTTTTGAACTTCGTCCCGAAGAATATGTTTGAGCAGTTCAGGAGAGTCGCCAACTTCTACTTTCTCATCATATTTCTGGTTCAG TTGATCATCGACACTCCCACCAGTCCAATCACCAGCGGGCTGCCGCTTTTCTTTGTTATCACAGTCACAGCCATTAAACAG GGTTATGAGGACTGGTTGAGACACAAAGCAGACAACGCTATCAACCAGTGTCCCGTCCACGTGGTGGAGAACGGGAAAGTGGTCTGCAAACAAAGTCGCAAgctcagg gtTGGAGATGTCATCTTGATGAAAGAAAATGAGACTTTTCCCTGCGACCTCATCCTTCTTTCCACGTCTCGAGATGATGGGACCTGCTATGTTACTACAGCCAGTCTGGACGGAGAGAGCAGCCACAAg ACATACTATGCAGTTCAGGACACCAAAGCTTACAACACAGAGGAGGAGGTAGACACCATCCACGCCACTATAGAATGTGAACAACCACAGCCGGACCTGTACAA ATTCGTTGGCCGTATCAATATCTACATGGACAATGAGCCAGTGGCCAG GCCATTGGGAGCAGAGAACCTGCTGCTCCGAGGAGCCACACTCAAGAACACTGCACACATATATG CGGTTGCCATCTACACTGGCATGGAAACCAAGATGGCTCTCAACTACCAGTCCAAGACTCAGAAACGGTCCGCAGTGGAAAA GTCAATGAATGCCTACCTGGTGGTCTACCTGTGCATTCTCATCGGCAAGGCACTCATCAACACGGTGCTGAAATATGCGTGGCAGGCCGACCCCAACAGAGACGAGCCCTGGTACAACGACAGGacagaagcagagagacagaggcacATC gtGATCAGGGCATTCACAGACTTCTTGGCCTTTATGGTTCTTTTCAACTACATCATCCCTGTCTCCATGTACGTCACTGTGGAGATGCAGAAGTTCCTAGGCTCCTATTTCATCATGTGGGATGATGAAATGTTTGACAAGGAGCTAGGAGAGAGAGCCGTGGTCAACACGTCGGACCTGAACGAGGAGCTGGGACAG GTGGAGTATGTGTTTACAGACAAGACAGGGACTCTGACAGAGAACAACATGGAGTTCATCGAGTGCTGTGTGGACGGACACGTTTATGTACCTCATGCTATCTGTAACGGACAG GTGATGCCTGGTGCAACAGGTATGGACATGATCGACACATCGCCAGGTCCTGGGGCCAGG GAGCATGAAGAGCTGTTTTTCCGGGCACTGTGTTTGTGCCACACGGTGCaggtgaaggaggaggagacggTGGATGGGATCAAGCATGGCATCCACCAGGGCAAGTCCACTTCCTTCTACATCTCCTCATCTCCAGACGAGGTGGCGCTGGTGGAGGGCATGAAAag GCTTGGTTTCACCTATCTGAGACTCAAGGACAGTCACATGGAGATCTTGAACAGGGAGGATGAGATTGAGAG GTTTGAGCTGCTGGAGGTTTTGACATTCGACTCAGTCAGACGGAGGATGAGCGTCATTGTCAGGTCCAGCTCTG gtGAGCTCTATCTGTTCTGTAAAGGCGCAGACTCCTCCATCTTCCCCAGGGTTATATCGGGCAAAGTGGATCAGGTTAGAGCTCGGGTGGAGCACAACGCAGTG GAGGGTCTGAGGACACTTTGTGTTGCCTATCGGCCTCTGAGTCCCGAACAGTACCAGGAGGTTTGCCACCTGCTGAACGGGGCCAAGTTGGCACTGCAGGACCGAGACAAACGACTAGCCGAGGCCTACGACCTCATCGAGAAAGACCTGATACTCTTGGGAGCCACTGCTGTGGAGGACAG GCTCCAGGAAAAAGCGGCAGACACCATTGAGTCTCTCCACAAGGCAGGTATGAAGGTGTGGGTGCTGACCGGTGATAAGATGGAGACGGCGGCTGCAACCTGCTATGCCAGCAAGCTGTTTCGCCGCAACACCCAGATCTTGGAGCTGACCACTAAACGTACTGAGGAGCAGAGCCTTCACGATGTCCTGTTTGACCTGAGCAGGACCGTCCTGAGGCAACACGGAGGCATGACCAGGGACACCTTCTCTAG TTTATCAGGTGACTGTACTGACTATGGTCTGATCATCGATGGAGCCACTCTCTCTGCGGTGATGAGGCCCACCCAGGAGGACTCAATTTCAGGGAACTACAAAGAGATCTTCCTAGAAATCTGCCGCAACTGCAGCGCCGTTCTCTGCTGTCGAATGGCGCCACTCCAGAAAGCACAG ATTGTGAAGCTGATCAAAGCCTCCAAGGAGCACCCGATCACGCTGGCCATTGGAGATGGAGCTAACGATGTCAGCATGATCCTAGAGGCCCATGTTGGCATCG GTATCATGGGTAAGGAGGGTCGTCAGGCAGTGAGGAACAGTGACTACGCCATCCCAAAGTTCAAACATCTCAAGAAAATGCTGCTTGTCCATGGACACTATTACTACATACGCATCTCTGAACTTGTGCAATACTTCTTCTACAAG aatgTCTGTTTCATCTTCCCCCAGTTCCTCTACCAGTTCTTCTGTGGCTTCTCACAACAG CCACTGTATGATACAGCCTACTTGACTCTGTACAACATCAGCTTCACCTCGCTGCCCATTCTGCTCTACAGTCTCATAGAGCAGCACATTAACATGGACATCCTGAAGAAGGACCCATCTCTCTATAG AGATATTGCTAAGAACTCTTTGCTGCGTTGGCCCATCTTCTTATATTGGACTATCCTGGGTGTGTATGATGCCATTGTGATGTTCTTTGGTGCCTACTTCCTGTTTGACAACACCACCTTCACCAGCAATGGACAG ATGTTTGGAAACTGGACATTTGGGACGCTGGTCTTCACTGTGCTAGTCTTCACTGTTACATTCAAG TTGGTTCTAGATACTCATTACTGGACTTGGATCAACCATTTTGTCATCTGGGGCTCACTGATATTCTTTGTGGTATTCTCTCTGCTGTGGGGAGGAATCATCTG GCCTTTCCTCAACTACCAGAGGATGTACTATGTGTTCATGCAGATGTTGTCCAGTGGTCCGGCGTGGCTCAGCATAATCCTTCTGATAACAGCCAGTCTGCTGCCAGATGTGGTGAAGAAGGTAATCTGGAGGGCGCTGTGGCCCACCACGACTGAACGCATACAG AATGCTGATAAACTCTACAAAGGCCAGCTGTCCGAGTTCACCCCCCTGGCATCTCTTCACGCGCCATCCAAGGCTGGCAGCCACCGGCGAGGCTCGGGCAACGAAAGGAACGCCCCAAACCCTCGAAGGTCTGAACCCTTAACCAAGAAAATCATGTTCACACGCTGGCAAAGAACGCCAGACTACAGCACCTTCACCCCCCTCATCCGATTCGCAGATGGCTCCCGCCACTCAAAGCAGGGACACGCCTACAACGGGGCGGGGCCAGAGACCTCAGTTTAA